The Sandaracinus amylolyticus genomic interval GACGAAGGTGAGCCTCTCGCTGATGCGCGCGGTCGGGCTCAACGCCGGCGAGTTCGGCTTCGGCGTGGGGCGCGCGACCGACGGGCTCTCGGAGATCGAGGTGTGAGCGTGCTGCGCGCGATCGTCATCCTCGGCGCGCTCGCGCTCGCATCGTGCGCGCCCGACGAGATGGAGCCCACCGGCCCGCGCGCGTGCGAGAGCGCGCTGCCCGAGCAGTCCGGCATCATCCGCTGGATGGCCTTCGAGGTCGCCGAGGACGGCGTCAGCGAGGGCTTCGATCTCGACGAGAGCTTCGGGCCTCCGCTCGAGGCGAGCGCGTGCCGCGCGCGCGACTTCGTCGACGACGAGGGCCGCGAGGGCATCGACAACCAGCTCACGCCGATCATCCCGGCGCTCGAGAACCAGGTGGGCGAGGGCACGCTCGACGCGCTCCTCCAGAGCTCGATCAGCAACGGTCAGCTCCTCATCGGGATCACGCTCGAGGGGCTCGACGATCCGCGGAACGACGACTGCGTGACCCTGGTCGTACGCACGCTCACCGGCGCGCCGCTGCTCGGCACCGACGGCCAGCTGCTCGACGGCCAGACGCTGCAGGTCTCGCCCGAGGCGCGCACCGCGCGCTACGAAGGCGCGGTGCTGCGTGACGGAGTGCTCGAGACGGGCCCGTTCGAGCTCGCGCTGCCGGTCTCGATCCTCGACGCGCGGTTCGTGCTCGACCTGCACGGCGCGCGCGTGCGCGTGCGCATCCACGAGGACGGCTCGATGAGCGGCGTCTTCGCGGGCGGGATCTCGAACGACCAGATGATCGAGATCGCGAGCGGGCTGAACATCCCCTCCGACCTGATGAGCACGGTCGCGACGTTCATCCGCCTGATCGCCGACCTCGCGCCGGTCGACGGCAAGTGCACGCAGTTCAGCGCGTCGATGGTGTTCGAGGCGGGGTTGGGCTTCGTCGACCCCCTGTGATTCGCGCCGCCTTCGCCGCTCACCCCGTTGGACTCGGTGCGTGCGCGTGGTATACCGCGCGCCGCTCTGGCGGGACCTCTCGCTGGGCCGGGGCGCCCCGAGGCGCTCCGTAACTACTCACATCTCCCCGAATCTACTCGGCTTTTCGAGTGGTCGTAACGGGACGGCCCGGTGCCCATCTCACGATGGGTCGCCGCCCCGGGGAGGTGGAGGAGCCAACCGGAGATCCACATGACCGACGTCCAGACCACCGAAGCGACCACTCAGGACTACGCGTCCGAGCTCCCCCTCAGCCTCCGCGCCCTGATCGATGCCGGCGTCCACTTCGGGCACCAGACCCGTCGTTGGAACCCGAAGATGCGCCCGTTCATCTTCGGCGCGCGCAACGGCATCCACATCATCGACCTCGACCAGACCGCGGTCCTCTTCAAGCGCGCCTACGACTTCGTCGTCGAGGCCGTCGGCCGTGGCGGCCACGTGCTCTTCGTCGGCACGAAGCGCCAGGCGGTCGAGACGGTGCAGGAGGAGGCGGCCCGCGCCGGTCAGTTCTTCGTCACCGGCCGCTGGCTGGGCGGCACGCTCACGAACTTCCGCACCGTGAAGGGCGCGATCGAGCGCCTCCGCGAGCTCGACCGGATGTTCGAGGACGGCACCGCCGAGAACTTCGTCAAGAAGGAGCAGATGAAGCTCAAGCGCGAGCAGGAGCGCCTCGAGAAGTTCATCGGCGGCATCAAGATGATGAACGCGCACCCGGCGGCGGTGTTCGTCATCGACCCGCACCACGAGCACATCGCGGTCAGCGAGGCTCGCAAGCTCAACATCCCGATCGTCGCGATCACCGACACGAACTGCGATCCCGACGTCATCGACTTCGTGATCCCCGGCAACGACGACGCGATCCGCAGCATCAAGCTGTTCACGTCGAAGATCGCCGACGCGTGCATCGAGGGCCAGCAGCGCCGCCGTGAGTTCCGCGGTGGTGAGGGCGGCCACGATCGCGGTGGCGAGGGCGGCGCGCGCGTCGAGGTCGAGTTCCAGCGCGGCGGCCGTCGCGGTGGTGGCGGCGACCGTCGTGGCCCGCGCGGTCCGCGCGGCGGCGGCGGCGGCGAGAGCTGAGCCCGAGCAGATTCGCACGGAAGATCGAGAGAGAGGTTAGAGACATGGCGAACGTCACCGCTCAGCAGGTGAAGGCGCTCCGCGATCGCACGGGCGCCGGCATGAACGACTGCCGCATGGCCCTCATCGAGGCCGACGGCAACGAAGAGAAGGCCGTCGAGATCATCCAGAAGAAGGGTCTCGCGAAGGCGGCCAAGAAGGCGGGCGCGATCGCGGCCGAGGGCCTGATCCACTCGTACATCCACTCGAACGCGCGCATCGGCGTGCTCGTCGAGGTGAACTGCCAGACCGACTTCGTGGCGCGCGGCGACGAGTTCAAGTCGTTCGTGAACGAGGTCGCGCTGCAGATCGCGTCGAGCTCGCCGCTCTACGTGCGCCGCGAGGAAGTGGCGCAGGCGGACCAGGACAAGCAGCTCGCGATCTTCCGCGGTCAGATGGAAGAGGAAGAGCAGAAGACCGGGAAGAAGCGCCCGGAGGCGGCGGTCGCGAAGATCCTCGAGGGCAAGCTGGACAAGTGGTTCAGCGAGGTGTGCCTCGACGAGCAGGAGCTCGTCACCCGCGAGGACAAGAAGACCGTGAAGGGCGTCGCCGAGGAGCTGACCGCCAAGATCGGCGAGAAGATCTCGGTGCGCCGCTTCGTGCGCTACGAGCTCGGCGAGGGCATCGAGAAGAAGGCGACGGACCTCGCCGCCGAGGTCGCGGAGCAGCTCAAGGGAATGAGCTGATCCGAGCTCGGGCCAGTCGC includes:
- the tsf gene encoding translation elongation factor Ts, whose amino-acid sequence is MANVTAQQVKALRDRTGAGMNDCRMALIEADGNEEKAVEIIQKKGLAKAAKKAGAIAAEGLIHSYIHSNARIGVLVEVNCQTDFVARGDEFKSFVNEVALQIASSSPLYVRREEVAQADQDKQLAIFRGQMEEEEQKTGKKRPEAAVAKILEGKLDKWFSEVCLDEQELVTREDKKTVKGVAEELTAKIGEKISVRRFVRYELGEGIEKKATDLAAEVAEQLKGMS
- the rpsB gene encoding 30S ribosomal protein S2 is translated as MTDVQTTEATTQDYASELPLSLRALIDAGVHFGHQTRRWNPKMRPFIFGARNGIHIIDLDQTAVLFKRAYDFVVEAVGRGGHVLFVGTKRQAVETVQEEAARAGQFFVTGRWLGGTLTNFRTVKGAIERLRELDRMFEDGTAENFVKKEQMKLKREQERLEKFIGGIKMMNAHPAAVFVIDPHHEHIAVSEARKLNIPIVAITDTNCDPDVIDFVIPGNDDAIRSIKLFTSKIADACIEGQQRRREFRGGEGGHDRGGEGGARVEVEFQRGGRRGGGGDRRGPRGPRGGGGGES